The following DNA comes from Simkania negevensis Z.
TTCGAATGTTTGGAAGGTTATTTCATAGATTTGAAAAAGTGACCATTATTTTCCCACTAATGTTTTTCCAAAAAATGATTAATATTATATATGAATATTTAATTTAAAAAAATAATAGTAATAAATTTAATTTTTACATATTTAGAGGGTAAAAAATTAAAATTTTAATTTACAATGTGAGTATTGATATAGATGACAGTCGCCGATGGGGCGCTCCTTTTCTAGGGTAAGGTTGGTGAGAATAACTGTAGGTGCTGTTATTTCCTCAAGAAAGAGGATCCCATTGGAAGAGAGGAGGTTAGAGGTATCGATCAGGGTGAGGGTGGCATCGAGGAGCGTTTGGGAGGATCCTGGGACTTTTTGACCATAAGGGGGATCTATATAGATCAGGTCAAAGGAGGCGTTTTTTTGAGCGAGTTTTTTGAGGGAGAGTAGGGCGTCGCCGGGGAAGACGGTGGCGTGGTCTGAAAGTTGTAGGTTTACGAGGTTTTTGTAAATGGCTTGGAGAGCAAGGCGGTTTTTTTCGAGAAAGGTGGCGTGGGAAGCTCCGCGACTCAGGGCTTCAAGGCCCATAGCCCCCGATCCGGCAAAGACATCGAGAAAGGTGGCATCTTCGATGGTGTGTTGACAGATGTTGAAGACGGTTTGACGGAGTTTTTCCAAGGTGGGACGTGTAGTGTTTCCTTTTGGGGCGATCAGTTTATGATTTTTAAATTTTCCGCCGGCGATTCTCATCTTGTTGCTGGAGAAACTAAGTGGGGTGAAAGAATCCGTTCGGCTTCAGTGAGGAAGAAGGGATCGTTTTTCTTGAGATAGTAGTCATAGCAGGCATAGGCTTGTTGGAGGGCAAAGTTGCGCTTGAGTTTGTGTCCAGCTTCTTCGGCGTTGCGGAAAGAGACTTTTTGCTTGATGTTGATCCAGCTATTGCCTGCACGTCCCTGCAAAATGAGTTCAAAGTCTTCTAGTCTGTCGATTGAGCCATAAAGGATGTAGGGTTGATCGGCGTAGAGCGAGGGATAGCTTTCCTGGTTGGGGTAAAACTGGATATCTAGATTGGAAGCGCTTGAGGTGACGTGGATACGAATGTCTTTTGCAATAAGACTTTCGATGTGTTTGACTAAGACGGCGAGTTTGCGGGGGAAAGCTGCATTGGTTTGGGAGTACATGAACTCCCCATTATTAAAGGTGCTGATGAGGTCGAGCATGGCGATGTTGTTCCCTTGGCTGGCACATGCAGTGAAGAGGGAAAAGAGTCCTTTGTTATTTTCGGCAAGAGCTCGTAGTGACTCTTTGTGTTTGGAAATTGTTTCAAGCGAGTGGCCATCAGTAATGAGAATGACGATGTTTTCTTTGGTTTGGTCAAAGTATTCAGAGGCTTTCGTTAAGAGGTCGAAGGCATCGTAATTAGAGAAGTAACCCCGGTAAGTGCGCGATTGGAGATAATTACGAACTTTATGGATTCCCTCTTTGCTCCAAATCATCGGTTTGTCATTCATAGCTGCAACTTGAGAATCTGCAACAAGAATGTTAAAGCTATCACCATCTTGCATGTAGGATAAAGACTTTACTACAGCGTCTTTAAACGTGTTGTAACGGTGTTTTTTGATCGTTCCTGATCCATCTACGATAAAGATAAAGTTTTGCTCTGGGGAGCCAAAATAGAGCTTTTCGTTGGGTTTGATTTTAAGGGCGAAGTTGTACCCTTTGCCATCGGGTTTTTTGACGTATGTGACAGAGGTTTCAAAATCATTTTGGAAAGAAACTGTATCGAGGCTAGCTGTTGCGGGGATTTCTGACAGGTAACCTTGAGTGAAGCGGTGTGTTTCGTTAATGGTGTGGAAGTCTGCTTCAGTCAGGGGTTTTTTCAGTTCGGGCTTGGCGACATTCACGGAGCTGTTTTGTGCAAGTGTTTCGGTGTAATGTTTTTCAATGAGTTCTTTTGCTTGAGATGAGATGTCTTCTGTTTCAACTTCTTTGATTTTCCGAGTTAGGGTGTAACTTGTTTGAAGATCTTTTTGAGCTTCGCGATGAGGAATGGGACCTTTTGAAAGGAGTTGTTTGGTGTTAGGAAAGGCTTCACTTCTAGGAACAAGTGCAATGAAAGTTTCTACACTTGGGAGTTCTGATAGGGCTTTGGTGGGTTTAAAGGGAACTTTGCTCGATGCGACTCTTTTTTCGCTGAGATAGGGAAGAGAAGGCATGGCAAGAGGTTCTTCTAAAGGAAACTCTTTTTTTACAAGTGTGAGAGGATCATGTTTCATTGCAGGTTCTCCTCCCTCTAGATCGAGAGGAGGTGCTTTTGAATTGAGAGGTTTGGAAATCGTTAATGAAACGTTTTCTCTTTTAGGAAGGGGAGGAGCAATGGGCTCCTCATGTTGAGGCTTAAGTGTAGGAACCGTTTTTTGTGTAAGAGGGAGTTCGTGATCGGGGATGTGTAGGGCGATTTGTTTTTCAATGGTTGACGGGGAGACGCTCAATTGAGCTTTTGGGAGGTCTTTGAGTGGTGGGGCATGGGCAATATGTGGTAGTGTTGCAAAAGGGGTGGAAGCAACATCAAAGATGGCTGTTGAGGGCTGTTTCATGAGAAAGGAGGGAAGTGAGGGGGTGGCAAGCTCTTTTGCAGGCGTACTATCGAATGAAAAAGCAATGGATTCTTCTTTGGGCTCAATAGCGCTTGCTGGAGCCTTTTTTTCTAAGCTAGGTTGTTCGGACATTGAGGGCTTTTTTTGAATGGCTAGAGCTGATGAGTGTTTTGAAAGCCTTTGTTTAGGGCGGACGGTATGAGAAGGAGAAAGGGGGAGCTCTTCGACTTCTTCTGGATTGTAAAGCCGCTTTTCTTTTGAGTCCATTCCAGATAAATCGAGTGCCAAAGTCGAGTCATGCTTGAGTGGTCTGACCTCTTCTTGTTTGGGCTCCGCTTGTTGGAGTGCGATTCGGGTGTCCTCACTTAGGGTGAACTCAGGAAGGTCGATGGAACTGAAATCGGATGATTTGAAGGCAAGCGGGGCTTGGCGGAAATCGAAAGTTCGCACAAGATATTTTGGAGAAAACGGGGATGGGGGAGCTAGGACTCTAGCGACGCTTGATTCATACTTGGGAATTCGCAATTGACTTGCAAGCGCATGGTTGGGATAGGTGGCACATGATGGGTCAATGGCTTCTTTTTTTGGTGTGATATGTGTGATAGCAGCTTCTTCGGGAGTTCTTTGTGAGCTCCAGCCTAATTCAGGGAGGATGACTTGAGAAGAGGTGTAAATCAGGGGCTTTTTGGATGGAGATAAGAAAGGCGCGGTTAAAATTACTGAATCGACAGCAAGCTCAAACGGGAAAGAAGCTTGATAAATTAGAAGCTGTTGCTGTCTATGGAAAGAGGATTTTTCTAAGGGTTCAGGCGGATTGATCTGCTCTTTTTCTGGGCGAAAATTGCCCATTTTTGACAAAGCGGCCAATTTTTCTTCGGGAACTTCAGGAAGTTTTTTTGGAAACGTCTGGCCGATAGATTTATTTATGGGAGCTGAAGGGCGGTTAATCTCCCGTTGAGCGAGCTCTGTTTGGTGGGAAACTTGGGGATGGTTGAAATTAAGTTGTGCTGAGGGTGATTGAGATCCTTCAACTCTGGGGAGCAGGGGCGTTTGAGGGAGTCCTGGCTTTGAGACTTTCTCAGCAAGTGGGATTAGATCAAATAGAATGTGATCTTCTTGAAGGGGGCTCAAGTCAAGTGGAGTAATGGATTGAAAAAAGGCAATGCTTTGCTGGGTATGTGGCTCGAATCGCTTTTTTGGAGAAGAGATTGGAGTTTTAAAAAGGGGCGCTTTTAATGGGAGAGAGACTTGGAGCTTGGGAGTGTAAGAACTTTCAAGCTTTTCATCGTAAAAATAATATAGGGTCTCGCGATCGAACTGCTTTTTTGTGATAGATTCAGCTTGAGGGACAAACGAAGGGGAGGATTTTTGCTTCGGCCTCTCTGTTTTTGAAGCAACTTGGGAAAGGGTGTTTGATTTTTCGATTTGCTGAGTTTTTTGAGGTTTGCCCTTTTTCACTTCGTGTTCAGAAGGCATCAGTTCAGAAACGACTTTTTCTGTTTTTGGAACTGCCAAAGGCAGTTTGTCAATTTTTTGGGGAGCATTTGGAGTTGTTTTTTCATTTTGTGGTTCGTTAGAAGCAACAAGCGGTCCACTCTCAGTTTCTAAAGGCTGACTAAAATTGATCCGTTTTTTTTGGTCAAAAGGATTGGGCTTGAGTTGCGCAAACTCATCACTATCATTGATAGTGTAAGTGGGGGTTTCTAGATGGAAGGGAGGTGGGGTTGTAGGTGCGGTGACACTTGGAGCATAAGCAAAGTTGGTGAGAATTTTGAGCTTTGTCTTGGTGAGTTCAAGATGAGGACTGTCTTGAGCAGAAGATTGAGTTGCCACTTCACGTAAGATGAGTCGGTTCAGTGTTTCTTTAAGAGCAACCTCGGCTTCAAATGTTGGCTCAATGGCTTGAACGAGAGATTGGTCGTGTTTTGTGGAAGAAGAGGCGCTGAGAAAGGAAAAGGGATGACTCAAAAGGAAGTAAACAGCTCCCGCATGCAAAGTTAAAGAAGCCGCTAAAGAAGTAAGCAAGAGAGGCTTTCTTTTCTGAGACGAGGAGGGACGCTTTCTCATGAACCTATCCCAATTCTATTAATAGGCATTCAGGGCGTTGATTTCCTGAATGCTTGTTGTAATCCGCACGTAAAGATCTTCTGGCGTTGCAGGATCGTTTTTAATTTCGCTATATAGTGAAAGTGCAGATTCGTGCAACTCTTCCATTTCGCTTAAACGCTCTTGTTGATACATCTGCTTGGCTTCTAAGCGGTACTTTTCCGCATCGATAAACTTCATGTATGAATCAAACACTTGCTTTTTCTTTGCATGTTTATTCAAAGTCACAAGGTAGTCTTGTGTCACAAGGTCTTCTTGCGAATTGAAATCATCTTGAATGCGTTTGAGGAAAAAGAGATAGCGAGAGTCTCTTTCAGCGCTTTTCCCAATCTCTGAGCGAATTTTGGCATAGTCAAGTGCTGCTTCTAAATGGGTTGGCTCTGACGTTACGTTTTTTCGAATTTGAAGCTCCTTCAAGTCGTTCAAAATAGATAAAATTTCTTCATTCGTTTCGGTTTTGTACGCTTCTTCAAGCATATTGAAATGGAGACGTGCCGATTCAAGTGTAGCGAGATTTGACATGCTCGTTGGAAAGTGGTCTGAAGAGGTGTGGATAAAACTATACGTTTCAAAAGCGCGCTCACTATCACCTAGATCTTGGTAAACTTTTGCGAGTTCAAATAGTGCTTGCTTTTGAGAGCTCCAGTTGAGTTGTGGCTTGGAGCTTTGCTGCTCGATGAGGTTTTTAACAAGCTGCAGTTTTTGCTCGTTTTGTTTACGATATCCAAGCAATTTTGCCAGCTTAAGAAATTCGTTTTCTAAGTGCAAATTGTCTGATGTAAGTTCGATCATTTGACCCCGATCGTACAAGAGAGTCTTGTAATGCTCTGCTGCGAGATCCATGGCATTTGCAATTTCTGGATGATCGGTGACTTGATGTGTCCAATGTGCTTCGACATATTCTTTCGCTGATTGATAATAGTAATTTGCGAGCCAGAGACGGTTTTCTCTTTTAATGTTTTGTTCACCTTTGTCAATTGCTTCTTGGAGATGGTTTGCTGCGTGGGTCACAAAGTCTTTTTGTTGATCAGCATCTGCTTGAGCTTTTGCTCCATCTCCGTAGCCAGCTAAGGAGATATAGGCATTGTAAAGCTGAAGGTGTGTCGTTGGAGTGTCGTACATTTCAGGATTGAGAAGCATGGCTTGTTCGAGGTGCATACAAAACGCTGAGTAGTCGGCTTGCATTTCAGCATGACAAAGTCCAGCGATGAAATGAGCTTCTGCTAGAGCAAGAGGATCACCTTCTTCAGTCACTTTAGTGAAAAGATGATCTTGAAGAACATATAGTGCAGAAGAGTAAGCTTCAAGCTCATAGGCTGTTTTGGCGTAAAGCAAGCTGTAATCTTTCATTTCCTCTGCTGTTAAGAAGTTGTGATGGTGCAAAACCTTTTCCAAATCATTGAAGAATAGGTTTTTTCTGTATGGGCCTTCTTCACCTGAGCGCTTGTAGTAATTTAAGCTAGAAGAGAGGAAAAGTTTCCAAGCGGCGTCAGCGCGTTGACTTTTTGGAAACATGTCGACGTAGTCTTTAAATGTCTTGTAACTATCTTCCCAACGTTCGTTTTGATGAGCAAGTAGTCCATATTCAAACAGAAAGCTTTCTTGATCTTCAAAGTTGTTGTACTTCTCTTTGAT
Coding sequences within:
- a CDS encoding vWA domain-containing protein yields the protein MRKRPSSSQKRKPLLLTSLAASLTLHAGAVYFLLSHPFSFLSASSSTKHDQSLVQAIEPTFEAEVALKETLNRLILREVATQSSAQDSPHLELTKTKLKILTNFAYAPSVTAPTTPPPFHLETPTYTINDSDEFAQLKPNPFDQKKRINFSQPLETESGPLVASNEPQNEKTTPNAPQKIDKLPLAVPKTEKVVSELMPSEHEVKKGKPQKTQQIEKSNTLSQVASKTERPKQKSSPSFVPQAESITKKQFDRETLYYFYDEKLESSYTPKLQVSLPLKAPLFKTPISSPKKRFEPHTQQSIAFFQSITPLDLSPLQEDHILFDLIPLAEKVSKPGLPQTPLLPRVEGSQSPSAQLNFNHPQVSHQTELAQREINRPSAPINKSIGQTFPKKLPEVPEEKLAALSKMGNFRPEKEQINPPEPLEKSSFHRQQQLLIYQASFPFELAVDSVILTAPFLSPSKKPLIYTSSQVILPELGWSSQRTPEEAAITHITPKKEAIDPSCATYPNHALASQLRIPKYESSVARVLAPPSPFSPKYLVRTFDFRQAPLAFKSSDFSSIDLPEFTLSEDTRIALQQAEPKQEEVRPLKHDSTLALDLSGMDSKEKRLYNPEEVEELPLSPSHTVRPKQRLSKHSSALAIQKKPSMSEQPSLEKKAPASAIEPKEESIAFSFDSTPAKELATPSLPSFLMKQPSTAIFDVASTPFATLPHIAHAPPLKDLPKAQLSVSPSTIEKQIALHIPDHELPLTQKTVPTLKPQHEEPIAPPLPKRENVSLTISKPLNSKAPPLDLEGGEPAMKHDPLTLVKKEFPLEEPLAMPSLPYLSEKRVASSKVPFKPTKALSELPSVETFIALVPRSEAFPNTKQLLSKGPIPHREAQKDLQTSYTLTRKIKEVETEDISSQAKELIEKHYTETLAQNSSVNVAKPELKKPLTEADFHTINETHRFTQGYLSEIPATASLDTVSFQNDFETSVTYVKKPDGKGYNFALKIKPNEKLYFGSPEQNFIFIVDGSGTIKKHRYNTFKDAVVKSLSYMQDGDSFNILVADSQVAAMNDKPMIWSKEGIHKVRNYLQSRTYRGYFSNYDAFDLLTKASEYFDQTKENIVILITDGHSLETISKHKESLRALAENNKGLFSLFTACASQGNNIAMLDLISTFNNGEFMYSQTNAAFPRKLAVLVKHIESLIAKDIRIHVTSSASNLDIQFYPNQESYPSLYADQPYILYGSIDRLEDFELILQGRAGNSWINIKQKVSFRNAEEAGHKLKRNFALQQAYACYDYYLKKNDPFFLTEAERILSPHLVSPATR
- a CDS encoding tetratricopeptide repeat protein; this encodes MMSSLRLITFSWFLLGTTASFAVEKTPPHSTQIESDEEAFLIRRIAEFWKDGDYGIVKAQIQDFFDKYPKSRLKDYFLGILGDIYLQENNYESALNSYEAISSSDITEKIILNKLQCYYELDQYDHLALEGRPFIGKDIEAVKGRKHELYFLVAEGCFRQALKEENVELKTKLVREARSYYDQLDKTPYAEASTFSLAEIYAILGEHKKGAETYLGLVELHPEMKEDLLFQAGILQAQFDRKAAIETFTKIRELDGNKASDASFNLVVLLFQNEDYQKVISSYEKLASSVPEAYQPTFNFIVGKSFFSLGDYNNAIDPLSRYIESQYVPNDQLKNALLIQMTCAHQAGNEELFNLNFEKLGSLFPDDPEIPKALFMHAMILKEQGAISRADEKLKEIKEKYNNFEDQESFLFEYGLLAHQNERWEDSYKTFKDYVDMFPKSQRADAAWKLFLSSSLNYYKRSGEEGPYRKNLFFNDLEKVLHHHNFLTAEEMKDYSLLYAKTAYELEAYSSALYVLQDHLFTKVTEEGDPLALAEAHFIAGLCHAEMQADYSAFCMHLEQAMLLNPEMYDTPTTHLQLYNAYISLAGYGDGAKAQADADQQKDFVTHAANHLQEAIDKGEQNIKRENRLWLANYYYQSAKEYVEAHWTHQVTDHPEIANAMDLAAEHYKTLLYDRGQMIELTSDNLHLENEFLKLAKLLGYRKQNEQKLQLVKNLIEQQSSKPQLNWSSQKQALFELAKVYQDLGDSERAFETYSFIHTSSDHFPTSMSNLATLESARLHFNMLEEAYKTETNEEILSILNDLKELQIRKNVTSEPTHLEAALDYAKIRSEIGKSAERDSRYLFFLKRIQDDFNSQEDLVTQDYLVTLNKHAKKKQVFDSYMKFIDAEKYRLEAKQMYQQERLSEMEELHESALSLYSEIKNDPATPEDLYVRITTSIQEINALNAY
- the rsmD gene encoding 16S rRNA (guanine(966)-N(2))-methyltransferase RsmD; translated protein: MRIAGGKFKNHKLIAPKGNTTRPTLEKLRQTVFNICQHTIEDATFLDVFAGSGAMGLEALSRGASHATFLEKNRLALQAIYKNLVNLQLSDHATVFPGDALLSLKKLAQKNASFDLIYIDPPYGQKVPGSSQTLLDATLTLIDTSNLLSSNGILFLEEITAPTVILTNLTLEKERPIGDCHLYQYSHCKLKF